One window from the genome of Candidatus Schekmanbacteria bacterium encodes:
- a CDS encoding type II toxin-antitoxin system HicB family antitoxin yields the protein MIKYEMMIYWSEEDQAFIVEVPELPGCTADGQTYEEAVRNAERVIQEWIEVAQELGRPIPKPKGRLMYA from the coding sequence ATGATTAAATATGAAATGATGATCTACTGGAGCGAAGAGGATCAGGCATTTATTGTAGAAGTTCCTGAACTGCCTGGATGTACGGCTGATGGGCAAACGTATGAAGAAGCTGTAAGAAACGCGGAAAGAGTGATTCAAGAATGGATCGAAGTCGCTCAAGAACTGGGCCGCCCGATTCCCAAACCGAAAGGGCGGTTGATGTATGCTTGA
- a CDS encoding type II toxin-antitoxin system HicA family toxin produces MGKYEKLRLKILSGEADQNIRFADLCQLLKQLGFEERIKGDPHIFSRYDVEEILNLQPRKGKAKPYQVKQVRNLILKYKLSEAKDD; encoded by the coding sequence GTGGGAAAATACGAAAAATTAAGATTAAAAATTCTTTCGGGTGAAGCGGATCAAAATATTCGGTTTGCTGACCTTTGCCAATTGCTCAAGCAGTTGGGTTTTGAAGAACGAATAAAGGGAGATCCTCATATTTTTAGCCGCTATGATGTAGAAGAAATCCTAAACCTGCAACCCAGAAAAGGGAAAGCCAAGCCTTATCAGGTTAAACAGGTCAGGAATCTCATCTTAAAATACAAACTTTCTGAGGCAAAAGATGATTAA